Genomic segment of Ewingella sp. CoE-038-23:
ACTGCTCGTCATATTCGTCAGCTTGAAAAAGACGACATTCAGCGCATCGAAGTTCCTGTTGAATACATCGCAGGAAAAGTAGTTGCTAAAGACTACATCGACACTAATACCGGTGAGCTGATTGTTCCTGCGAACATGGAATTGTCTCTGGATTTACTGGCTAAATTGAGCCAATCCGGTCACAAAACCATCGAAACGTTGTTCACCAATGACCTCGACCATGGCGCGTACATGTCCGAGACCATTCGCGTCGACCCAACCAGCGATCGCTTGAGCGCACTGGTTGAGATCTACCGCATGATGCGTCCTGGTGAGCCGCCAACTCGCGAAGCTGCTGAAAGCCTGTTTGAGAACCTGTTCTTCTCTGAAGATCGTTACGACCTGTCTGCTGTTGGTCGTATGAAGTTCAACCGTTCTCTGCTGCGTGATGAAATCGAAGGTTCAGGCATCCTGAGCAAAGACGACATCATTCAGGTAATGAAAAAACTGATCGGCATTCGTAACGGCCAGGGCGAAGTGGACGATATCGACCACTTGGGCAACCGTCGTATTCGTTCTGTCGGTGAGATGGCTGAAAACCAATTCCGCGTAGGCTTGGTTCGTGTTGAGCGTGCTGTTAAAGAGCGTCTGTCTCTTGGCGATCTCGACACTCTGATGCCTCAGGACATGATCAACGCTAAGCCGATTTCGGCTGCGGTGAAAGAGTTCTTCGGCTCAAGCCAGCTGTCCCAATTTATGGACCAGAACAACCCGTTGTCTGAGATCACGCACAAACGTCGTATCTCTGCTTTGGGCCCGGGCGGTTTGACCCGTGAGCGTGCTGGCTTTGAAGTTCGAGACGTACACCCGACTCACTACGGTCGCGTATGTCCAATCGAAACGCCAGAAGGTCCAAACATCGGTCTGATCAACTCCTTGTCTGTTTATGCACAGACCAATGAGTATGGTTTCCTGGAAACCCCTTACCGCCGTGTGCGTGAAGGCGTGGTGACTGATGAAATTAACTATCTGTCTGCCATTGAAGAAGGCAACTTCGTTATCGCTCAGGCGAACTCCAACTTGGATGACGAAGGCCGCTTCCTGGAAGACTTGGTCACTTGTCGTAGCAAAGGCGAATCAAGCCTGTTCAGCCGCGATCAAGTTGACTACATGGACGTATCTACACAGCAGATCGTATCCGTTGGTGCTTCTCTGATTCCATTCCTGGAACACGATGACGCCAACCGTGCATTGATGGGTGCGAACATGCAACGTCAGGCGGTTCCTACTCTGCGTGCTGATAAGCCGCTGGTTGGTACCGGTATGGAACGTGCTGTAGCGGTTGACTCCGGTGTTACTGCCGTAGCTAAACGTGGTGGTACTGTTCAGTACGTGGATGCATCCCGTATCGTTATTCGTGTTAACGAAGATGAGATGTACCCAGGCGAAGCAGGTATCGACATTTACAACCTGACTAAGTACACCCGTTCTAACCAGAACACCTGCATCAACCAGATGCCGTGTGTGAATCTGGGTGAGCCAATCGAGCGCGGCGACGTGCTGGCAGATGGTCCATCTACAGATCTGGGCGAACTGGCACTGGGTCAGAACATGCGTGTCGCGTTCATGCCTTGGAACGGTTACAACTTCGAAGACTCCATCTTGGTCTCCGAGCGTGTCGTTCAAGAAGACCGCTTCACCACCATCCATATCCAGGAACTGGCTTGTGTGTCCCGCGACACCAAACTGGGGCCTGAAGAGATCACGGCTGACATCCCGAACGTGGGTGAGGCTGCACTCTCTAAACTGGATGAATCCGGTATCGTTTATATCGGTGCTGAAGTAACCGGCGGCGACATTCTGGTTGGTAAGGTAACGCCGAAAGGTGAAACCCAGCTGACGCCAGAAGAGAAGCTGTTGCGCGCTATCTTCGGTGAGAAAGCGTCTGACGTTAAAGACTCTTCTCTGCGTGTACCAAACGGCGTTTCAGGTACGGTTATCGACGTGCAAGTCTTCACCCGCGATGGCGTGGAAAAAGACAAGCGTGCGTTGGAAATCGAAGAGATGCAGCTGAAGCAGGCTAAGAAAGACCTGACTGAAGAGTTGCAGATCCTTGAAGCTGGCCTGTTTGCACGTATCCAGTCAGCATTGGTTGCTGGCGGTGTTGAAGCCGATAAGCTGGGCAAATTGCCACGCGATCGTTGGCTCGAACTGTCTCTGACCGACGAAGAAAAACAAAACCAGTTGGAACAGCTGGCCGAACAGTACGACGAACTGAAATCCGTGTTTGAGAAAAAACTCGAAGCGAAGCGTCGTAAAATCACCCAAGGCGATGACCTGGCACCAGGCGTGCTTAAAATCGTCAAAGTGTATCTGGCCGTTAAACGTCAGATTCAACCGGGTGACAAAATGGCTGGTCGTCACGGTAACAAAGGTGTTATCTCCAAGATCAACCCGATCGAAGATATGCCTTACGATGAAAACGGCACGCCGGTCGACATCGTTCTGAACCCGTTGGGCGTTCCATCTCGTATGAACATTGGTCAGATTCTGGAAACCCACTTGGGTATGGCCGCGAAAGGCATTGGTGAAAAAATCAATGCGATGCTGAAGAAACATGAAGAAGTTTCCAAGCTGCGCGAGTTCATCCAGAAAGCGTATGACCTGGGCGACGATGTTCGTCAGAAAGTGGATCTGAGCACCTTCAGCGATGACGAAGTACTTCGTTTGGCTGAAAACCTGAAGAAAGGCATGCCAATCGCAACGCCAGTCTTCGACGGTGCGAAAGAGACCGAGATCAAGCAGCTGCTTGAAATGGGCGGAATCCCAACCTCTGGTCAGATCACACTGTTTGACGGCCGTACCGGCGAGCAGTTTGAGCGTCAGGTTACTGTCGGCTACATGTACATGCTGAAACTGAACCACCTGGTTGACGATAAGATGCACGCGCGTTCTACCGGTTCTTATAGCCTTGTTACTCAGCAGCCGCTGGGTGGTAAAGCTCAGTTCGGTGGTCAGCGCTTCGGTGAGATGGAAGTGTGGGCACTGGAAGCATACGGTGCCGCATATACCCTGCAAGAGATGCTGACTGTTAAGTCCGATGACGTGAACGGCCGTACGAAGATGTATAAAAACATCGTCGATGGCGATCACCGGATGGAACCAGGCATGCCGGAGTCCTTCAACGTACTGTTGAAAGAGATCCGCTCTCTGGGTATCAACATCGAGCTGGAAGACGAGTAAGTACTCGAATTCGCAATGATCACAGGGGCACCTGCCTGTTTATCAATAGACAACAGGTGCCTAACAGGTCTAACCCGACGGGAGCCAATCCGTGAAAGACTTACTAAAGTTTCTGAAAGCGCAAACTAAAACCGAAGAGTTTGATGCGATCAAAATTGCTCTGGCATCGCCAGACATGATCCGTTCTTGGTCTTTTGGTGAAGTTAAGAAGCCAGAAACCATTAACTACCGTACGTTCAAACCAGAGCGTGACGGCCTTTTCTGTGCCCGTATTTTCGGACCAGTAAAAGATTACGAATGCCTGTGCGGTAAGTACAAGCGTTTAAAACATCGCGGCGTGATCTGTGAGAAGTGCGGCGTTGAAGTGACCCAGACTAAAGTACGCCGTGAGCGTATGGGCCACATCGAACTGGCATCTCCAACTGCACACATCTGGTTCCTGAAATCTTTGCC
This window contains:
- the rpoB gene encoding DNA-directed RNA polymerase subunit beta, with the protein product MVYSYTEKKRIRKDFGKRPQVLDIPYLLSIQLDSFQKFIEQDPEGQYGLEAAFRSVFPIKSYSGNSELQYVSYRLGEPVFDVKECQIRGVTFSAPLRVKLRLVIYEREAPEGTVKDIKEQEVYMGEIPLMTENGTFVINGTERVIVSQLHRSPGVFFDSDKGKTHSSGKVLYNARIIPYRGSWLDFEFDPKDNLFVRIDRRRKLPATIILRALNYTTEQILDLFFDKVTYQIRDNKLQMELVPERLRGETASFDIEADGKVYVEKGRRITARHIRQLEKDDIQRIEVPVEYIAGKVVAKDYIDTNTGELIVPANMELSLDLLAKLSQSGHKTIETLFTNDLDHGAYMSETIRVDPTSDRLSALVEIYRMMRPGEPPTREAAESLFENLFFSEDRYDLSAVGRMKFNRSLLRDEIEGSGILSKDDIIQVMKKLIGIRNGQGEVDDIDHLGNRRIRSVGEMAENQFRVGLVRVERAVKERLSLGDLDTLMPQDMINAKPISAAVKEFFGSSQLSQFMDQNNPLSEITHKRRISALGPGGLTRERAGFEVRDVHPTHYGRVCPIETPEGPNIGLINSLSVYAQTNEYGFLETPYRRVREGVVTDEINYLSAIEEGNFVIAQANSNLDDEGRFLEDLVTCRSKGESSLFSRDQVDYMDVSTQQIVSVGASLIPFLEHDDANRALMGANMQRQAVPTLRADKPLVGTGMERAVAVDSGVTAVAKRGGTVQYVDASRIVIRVNEDEMYPGEAGIDIYNLTKYTRSNQNTCINQMPCVNLGEPIERGDVLADGPSTDLGELALGQNMRVAFMPWNGYNFEDSILVSERVVQEDRFTTIHIQELACVSRDTKLGPEEITADIPNVGEAALSKLDESGIVYIGAEVTGGDILVGKVTPKGETQLTPEEKLLRAIFGEKASDVKDSSLRVPNGVSGTVIDVQVFTRDGVEKDKRALEIEEMQLKQAKKDLTEELQILEAGLFARIQSALVAGGVEADKLGKLPRDRWLELSLTDEEKQNQLEQLAEQYDELKSVFEKKLEAKRRKITQGDDLAPGVLKIVKVYLAVKRQIQPGDKMAGRHGNKGVISKINPIEDMPYDENGTPVDIVLNPLGVPSRMNIGQILETHLGMAAKGIGEKINAMLKKHEEVSKLREFIQKAYDLGDDVRQKVDLSTFSDDEVLRLAENLKKGMPIATPVFDGAKETEIKQLLEMGGIPTSGQITLFDGRTGEQFERQVTVGYMYMLKLNHLVDDKMHARSTGSYSLVTQQPLGGKAQFGGQRFGEMEVWALEAYGAAYTLQEMLTVKSDDVNGRTKMYKNIVDGDHRMEPGMPESFNVLLKEIRSLGINIELEDE